Proteins encoded within one genomic window of Bacillus thuringiensis:
- a CDS encoding DUF1189 domain-containing protein, producing the protein MSIFTQLAKSVYSPKDMALFRFQKIGKTILYIMLLCLITTIPRTFFYGSFIQDSVTMVNQAIEKDLPDFKIENGELKADIEQPIQKEEGDALFVFDPNTTDIEKYQNKTGLFILKDKVVSIGNGQTQTYSYNDLLGTSLEKKDLQDFISVFDSIYPILLAVIGVLVYLFQLFITFLGITLLAFIGSAMSGQRKLSYKQVWTLTAYSYTIPTIFFMIMDLFKIVVPGSTFIYIAVVLIVLYLTIKEVPKPKEK; encoded by the coding sequence ATGTCCATATTTACCCAATTAGCCAAAAGCGTATATTCGCCTAAAGATATGGCGCTATTCCGTTTTCAAAAAATCGGAAAAACCATTTTGTATATTATGCTACTTTGTCTAATCACTACTATTCCAAGAACATTCTTTTACGGTAGCTTTATCCAAGATAGTGTTACCATGGTAAATCAAGCAATTGAAAAAGATTTACCTGATTTTAAAATCGAAAACGGTGAACTAAAAGCTGATATTGAACAACCTATTCAAAAAGAAGAGGGAGATGCTCTTTTCGTATTTGATCCAAATACAACAGATATCGAAAAATATCAAAATAAAACTGGTTTATTTATTTTGAAAGATAAAGTAGTTTCTATAGGAAATGGTCAAACCCAAACATACTCCTATAATGATTTATTAGGGACATCTCTTGAGAAAAAAGATTTGCAAGATTTCATTTCTGTATTCGATAGTATTTATCCAATTTTACTAGCCGTTATCGGCGTGTTAGTATACCTATTCCAATTGTTTATTACTTTCTTAGGAATTACTTTACTTGCGTTTATAGGTTCTGCTATGAGTGGTCAACGTAAATTATCTTATAAGCAAGTATGGACGTTAACTGCTTACAGCTACACAATTCCAACAATCTTCTTTATGATTATGGATTTATTCAAAATCGTTGTACCTGGTTCAACATTCATTTATATCGCAGTTGTGTTAATTGTTCTATATTTAACGATTAAAGAAGTTCCAAAACCGAAAGAAAAATAA
- a CDS encoding Fur family transcriptional regulator encodes MNLTEALRLMKDKGYKHTGKREEMLRLFAAHNRYLTAKDVLEHMKDDYPGLSFDTIYRNLTVFAEIGVLEQTELNGEKHFRFTCSIMEHHHHFICLDCGGTKEITSCPMDFMNKDFNGYEVTGHKFEIYGRCPKCAK; translated from the coding sequence ATGAATCTAACAGAAGCTTTACGCCTAATGAAAGATAAAGGATACAAACATACTGGGAAAAGGGAAGAAATGCTCAGGTTATTTGCAGCTCACAATCGTTATTTAACGGCGAAAGACGTTTTAGAGCATATGAAGGATGATTATCCAGGTCTTAGCTTTGATACAATATATCGTAACTTAACGGTGTTTGCTGAAATTGGTGTTTTAGAACAAACAGAATTAAATGGTGAAAAACATTTTCGTTTTACATGCTCTATTATGGAACATCATCACCATTTTATTTGTTTAGATTGCGGGGGAACGAAAGAAATCACTTCCTGCCCGATGGATTTTATGAATAAAGATTTTAACGGTTATGAAGTAACAGGTCATAAGTTTGAAATATACGGCCGTTGTCCAAAATGTGCAAAGTAA
- a CDS encoding MFS transporter produces the protein MKWKHIIGDVEVNRDLVLLLLIGGLYTLAISLSNTFVNIYLWKQTQNYVNLGLYNLASVVLQPLTFLIGGKLAKRIDRSILLRIGVGTLAIFFIVVLVAGKSASHYILLMGALLGVGYGFYWLAFNLLTFEITEPETRDFFNGFLGLLTSFSGMIGPIAAGYTISRMEKWSGYTVIFFLSLVLFAIAVVLSFFLSKRECEGSYEITQVLKERRIDKNWGRITRAHFFQGLREGTFIFVISVYVYLATDSELALGKYSLVNSAVSFVCYYLVARMLKKEWRKKAILLGGIILYAVVFLVIFNVTYTKLLIYAACIAIAYPILLVPYGSMTYDVIGRAKNAREWRVEYVVVRELWLNAGRICSVLSFLCAVLFFPPEKSLPFLLCILGAGHFLIYFAVKNVKYDEGNAGKTSVVAQGTTQNQTEPEG, from the coding sequence ATGAAGTGGAAACATATAATTGGTGACGTTGAAGTGAATCGGGATTTAGTGTTATTGCTCCTTATTGGAGGTTTATACACGCTCGCAATTTCTTTATCGAATACGTTTGTTAACATTTATTTATGGAAACAAACACAAAATTATGTGAATCTTGGCTTGTATAATTTGGCCAGCGTTGTATTACAGCCTCTCACATTTCTTATAGGTGGGAAATTAGCGAAGCGTATTGATCGCTCAATCTTGTTGAGAATAGGCGTAGGAACGTTAGCGATTTTTTTTATCGTTGTTTTAGTAGCCGGAAAAAGTGCTTCTCACTATATTTTATTAATGGGGGCTCTTTTAGGAGTCGGATATGGTTTTTACTGGCTCGCGTTTAACTTATTAACATTTGAGATTACAGAACCAGAAACAAGAGATTTCTTTAACGGGTTTCTTGGACTTCTTACATCCTTCTCTGGCATGATTGGACCGATAGCAGCTGGATACACAATTTCGCGTATGGAAAAATGGAGTGGCTATACGGTCATATTCTTTCTTTCATTAGTGCTATTTGCAATTGCTGTTGTTTTAAGCTTTTTTTTATCTAAGAGAGAATGTGAAGGTAGCTATGAGATCACGCAAGTTTTGAAAGAGCGACGAATTGATAAAAATTGGGGAAGAATTACACGTGCTCATTTTTTCCAAGGATTGAGAGAGGGAACATTTATTTTTGTTATTTCAGTATACGTGTACTTAGCAACCGATAGTGAGCTCGCATTAGGAAAATATAGCTTAGTGAATTCTGCTGTATCATTTGTATGTTACTACTTAGTCGCTCGTATGTTAAAGAAAGAGTGGCGAAAAAAAGCAATTTTACTTGGAGGCATTATTTTATATGCGGTTGTATTTTTAGTTATATTTAATGTTACATACACAAAATTACTTATTTATGCAGCATGCATTGCGATTGCATACCCTATTTTACTCGTTCCGTATGGATCGATGACATATGATGTAATTGGTAGAGCGAAAAATGCGAGAGAGTGGCGTGTAGAGTATGTAGTTGTCCGAGAATTATGGTTAAATGCTGGAAGAATTTGTTCAGTATTAAGTTTTTTATGTGCTGTATTATTCTTTCCACCTGAAAAGAGTTTACCTTTTTTACTATGTATTTTAGGTGCTGGACATTTTCTTATTTATTTTGCAGTTAAAAATGTCAAATATGATGAGGGAAATGCGGGGAAAACAAGTGTTGTAGCGCAAGGAACCACGCAGAACCAAACTGAACCAGAAGGTTAA
- the ispG gene encoding flavodoxin-dependent (E)-4-hydroxy-3-methylbut-2-enyl-diphosphate synthase: MTHRTKTRPVKVGNLTIGGNNELIIQSMTTTKTHDVEATVAEIKRLEEAGCQVVRVAVPDERAANAIADIKKQINIPLVADIHFDYRLALKAIEGGIDKVRINPGNIGRRHKVEAVVNAAKERGIPIRIGVNAGSLERHILEKYGYPTADGMVESALHHIKILEDLDFHDIIVSMKASDVNLAIEAYEKAARAFDYPLHLGITESGTLFAGTVKSAAGLGAILNKGIGNTLRISLSADPVEEVKVARELLKSFGLASNAATLISCPTCGRIEIDLISIANEVEEYISTLQVPIKVAVLGCAVNGPGEAREADIGIAGARGEGLLFRKGQVVRKVPEEIMVEELKKEIDVIAAEMAAEREKEKEAQEQ; encoded by the coding sequence ATGACTCATCGTACAAAAACACGTCCAGTTAAAGTCGGTAATTTAACAATTGGCGGTAATAATGAATTAATTATACAAAGTATGACAACAACAAAAACACATGATGTTGAAGCAACAGTTGCTGAAATTAAACGTTTAGAAGAAGCTGGCTGTCAAGTCGTGCGTGTTGCTGTTCCAGACGAACGCGCAGCAAATGCTATTGCTGATATTAAAAAACAAATCAACATTCCACTTGTTGCTGATATTCATTTTGATTATCGCCTTGCTTTAAAAGCAATTGAAGGCGGCATTGATAAAGTACGTATCAATCCAGGTAACATTGGTCGTCGCCATAAAGTAGAAGCTGTTGTAAATGCAGCAAAAGAACGCGGTATTCCAATCCGTATTGGTGTAAACGCAGGTTCATTAGAGCGTCACATTTTAGAAAAATACGGATACCCAACTGCAGATGGTATGGTTGAGAGCGCCTTACATCACATTAAAATTTTAGAGGACTTAGATTTCCACGATATTATCGTATCTATGAAAGCCTCTGATGTTAATTTAGCAATTGAAGCATACGAAAAAGCTGCACGTGCTTTTGATTATCCATTACATTTAGGTATTACAGAATCTGGAACTTTATTTGCTGGAACTGTAAAAAGCGCCGCTGGTCTTGGAGCAATCTTAAATAAAGGTATCGGAAATACATTACGTATTTCATTAAGTGCTGACCCAGTTGAAGAAGTAAAAGTTGCGCGTGAACTATTAAAGTCATTCGGCCTTGCGTCTAATGCAGCAACACTTATTTCTTGTCCAACTTGTGGTCGTATTGAAATTGATTTAATTAGCATCGCTAACGAAGTGGAAGAGTACATCTCTACACTGCAAGTACCAATTAAAGTTGCAGTACTTGGCTGCGCTGTAAACGGCCCTGGTGAAGCTCGTGAAGCTGATATCGGTATTGCCGGTGCACGTGGAGAAGGTCTATTATTCCGCAAAGGGCAAGTTGTTCGTAAAGTACCTGAAGAGATAATGGTAGAAGAACTGAAAAAAGAAATCGACGTAATTGCTGCTGAAATGGCTGCTGAACGAGAAAAAGAAAAAGAAGCACAAGAACAATAA
- a CDS encoding DUF2624 domain-containing protein, which translates to MNLIKQLVNKKLNHISTKELLKYSKEYKVSITTAQADQIVALMKGKNINIYDNDERLELLKQIAKVTSPATAQQVNTLFQQLLK; encoded by the coding sequence ATGAACCTCATTAAACAACTTGTAAATAAAAAATTAAATCATATTTCTACAAAAGAGTTATTGAAATATAGTAAAGAATACAAAGTTTCCATTACGACTGCACAAGCTGATCAAATTGTTGCGCTTATGAAAGGAAAGAATATTAATATTTACGATAATGACGAACGACTAGAGCTCTTAAAACAAATTGCAAAAGTAACCTCCCCTGCTACTGCACAACAAGTAAATACTTTATTTCAGCAACTACTAAAATAA
- a CDS encoding metal ABC transporter ATP-binding protein — MNNVLEIEGLSFRYEDRNVLEDINLQVPKGAFLGLVGPNGSGKSTLLKCLLGVLKPKQGSIRLFGVDSKKFKEWNKVGYVSQKANSFNSGFPATVFEVVSMGLVSKKGLFRFFTKNDKEKVEKAIADVGMSEFQGRNIGELSGGQQQRVFIARALVSNPELLILDEPTVGIDVKNVESFYEILEDLNKRLGITLILVTHDMGAVTEKVTHVACLNQHLHFHGNVEKFRELEDAEMSVLYGHHVHRLEHEHEHHGRI, encoded by the coding sequence ATGAATAATGTATTAGAAATAGAAGGATTGTCATTTCGATATGAAGATCGAAATGTGTTAGAAGATATTAATTTGCAAGTTCCGAAGGGAGCTTTTTTAGGTTTAGTTGGGCCAAATGGTTCTGGGAAATCAACCTTGTTAAAATGTTTATTAGGCGTTTTAAAGCCGAAACAGGGAAGTATTCGTTTGTTTGGTGTTGATAGTAAGAAGTTTAAAGAATGGAACAAAGTTGGTTATGTATCGCAAAAGGCAAATAGCTTTAATTCTGGTTTTCCGGCAACTGTTTTTGAAGTTGTATCAATGGGACTCGTTTCTAAAAAAGGGCTGTTTCGCTTTTTTACGAAAAACGATAAGGAAAAGGTAGAAAAAGCGATTGCTGATGTAGGAATGAGTGAGTTTCAGGGGCGTAATATCGGAGAACTTTCTGGTGGACAGCAACAGCGTGTATTTATTGCTCGTGCGCTCGTTAGTAATCCTGAATTACTTATTTTGGACGAGCCTACTGTTGGGATCGATGTGAAGAATGTAGAAAGTTTTTATGAGATATTAGAGGATTTAAACAAAAGGTTAGGAATCACATTAATTCTCGTTACGCATGATATGGGAGCTGTTACCGAGAAAGTAACGCATGTTGCATGCTTAAACCAACATCTACATTTCCATGGAAATGTAGAAAAGTTCCGAGAGTTAGAAGATGCAGAAATGTCCGTTTTATATGGACACCATGTTCATCGTTTAGAACACGAGCATGAGCATCACGGGAGGATATAA
- a CDS encoding DEAD/DEAH box helicase — MTQQTFTQYDFKPFLIDAVRELRFTEPTGIQQKIFPVVKKGVSVIGQSQTGSGKTHAYLLPTLNRINPSREEVQLVITAPTRELAQQIYEEIVKLTKFCAEDQIITARCLIGGTDKQRSIEKLKKQPHIVVGTPGRIKDLVEAQALFVHKANTIIVDEADLMLDMGFIHDVDKIAARMPKNLQMLVFSATIPQKLKPFLKKYMENPEHIHINPKQVAAGNIEHYLVPSKHRNKIDLVNKMLLQFKPYLAVVFTNTKKMADQVADGLMERGLKVGRIHGDLSPRDRKKMMKQIRDLEFQYIVATDLAARGIDIEGISHVINYELPSDLDFFVHRVGRTARAGHSGIAVTIYDPANEEALDSLEKQRNIEFKHVDLRGDEWADLGERRRRKSRKKPNDELDVMATKVIKKPKKVKPNYKRKLATERDKVKKKYSNKKR; from the coding sequence ATGACACAACAAACTTTTACACAGTATGATTTTAAACCATTTTTAATAGATGCAGTTCGTGAACTACGCTTTACAGAGCCGACAGGAATTCAACAGAAAATTTTCCCGGTCGTGAAAAAAGGTGTAAGTGTAATTGGACAATCCCAAACAGGTTCTGGGAAAACACATGCATACTTACTTCCTACATTAAACAGAATTAATCCAAGTCGTGAAGAAGTACAACTTGTTATTACAGCGCCTACTCGTGAGTTAGCACAACAAATTTACGAAGAAATCGTGAAATTAACAAAGTTCTGTGCGGAAGATCAAATAATTACAGCACGTTGTTTAATTGGTGGAACTGATAAACAACGATCAATTGAAAAGTTGAAAAAACAACCTCATATTGTAGTTGGAACACCAGGACGTATTAAAGACTTAGTAGAAGCACAAGCGCTATTTGTTCATAAAGCAAATACGATTATTGTCGATGAAGCAGACTTAATGCTTGATATGGGATTCATTCATGATGTAGACAAAATTGCAGCACGCATGCCTAAAAACTTACAAATGCTAGTTTTCTCTGCAACAATTCCTCAAAAACTAAAACCGTTTCTGAAGAAATATATGGAGAATCCAGAGCACATTCATATCAATCCAAAACAAGTTGCGGCTGGAAATATTGAGCATTATTTAGTACCTTCTAAACATCGTAACAAAATCGATTTAGTGAATAAAATGTTGCTACAATTTAAACCGTATTTAGCAGTTGTTTTCACGAATACGAAGAAGATGGCGGATCAGGTTGCTGACGGATTAATGGAACGTGGTCTAAAAGTTGGACGAATTCACGGAGATTTATCACCGCGTGATCGTAAAAAAATGATGAAACAAATTCGTGATCTTGAATTCCAATATATTGTTGCAACTGATTTAGCAGCACGTGGTATTGATATTGAAGGAATTAGTCATGTTATTAACTACGAACTTCCATCAGATTTAGATTTCTTCGTTCACCGCGTTGGAAGAACGGCACGTGCAGGCCATTCAGGTATTGCAGTGACAATTTATGATCCAGCAAACGAAGAAGCGTTAGATAGTTTAGAAAAACAACGTAATATTGAGTTCAAGCATGTAGATTTACGTGGAGATGAGTGGGCGGATTTAGGTGAGCGTCGTCGTCGTAAGAGCCGTAAAAAACCAAATGATGAACTTGACGTTATGGCAACAAAAGTTATTAAAAAGCCGAAAAAAGTAAAACCAAACTATAAACGTAAACTTGCAACGGAACGTGACAAAGTGAAGAAAAAATATAGCAATAAAAAAAGATAA
- the sodA gene encoding superoxide dismutase [Mn] encodes MAKHELPNLPYAYDALEPHFDKETMNIHHTKHHNTYITNLNAALEGHAELADKSVEELVANLNEVPEAIRTAVRNNGGGHANHTFFWTILSPNGGGQPVGELATAIEAKFGSFDAFKEEFAKAGATRFGSGWAWLVVNNGELEVTSTPNQDSPLTEGKTPVIGLDVWEHAYYLNYQNRRPDYIGAFWNVVDWNAAEKRYQEAK; translated from the coding sequence ATGGCAAAACACGAATTACCAAATTTACCTTATGCGTATGATGCTTTAGAGCCTCACTTTGACAAAGAAACAATGAACATCCATCATACTAAACACCATAACACGTATATCACAAACTTAAACGCTGCTTTAGAAGGTCATGCAGAATTAGCTGACAAAAGCGTAGAAGAACTAGTTGCAAACTTAAACGAAGTACCAGAAGCAATCCGTACAGCAGTACGTAACAATGGTGGCGGACATGCTAACCACACATTCTTCTGGACAATCTTATCTCCAAACGGCGGCGGACAACCAGTAGGTGAACTTGCAACTGCAATTGAAGCGAAATTCGGTAGCTTCGATGCATTCAAAGAAGAATTCGCAAAAGCTGGCGCAACTCGTTTCGGTTCTGGTTGGGCTTGGTTAGTAGTAAATAATGGTGAGTTAGAAGTAACAAGCACGCCAAACCAAGATTCTCCTCTAACTGAAGGTAAAACTCCAGTTATCGGTTTAGATGTTTGGGAACATGCTTACTACTTAAATTACCAAAACCGTCGTCCAGACTACATCGGTGCATTCTGGAACGTTGTAGATTGGAACGCTGCTGAAAAACGTTACCAAGAAGCAAAATAA
- a CDS encoding deoxyribonuclease IV, with product MLKIGSHVSMSGKKMLLAASEEAVSYGATTFMIYTGAPQNTRRKPIEELNIEAGRKHMELNGIEEIIVHAPYIINVGNTTKPETFQLGVDFLRMEIERTSALGVAKQIVLHPGAHVGAGADAGIQQIIKGLNEVLTPEQTVNIALETMAGKGTECGRSFEEIAKIIDGVKYNEKLSVCFDTCHTHDAGYDIVNDFDGVLNEFDKIVGIDRLQVLHINDSKNVRGAGKDRHENIGFGHIGYKALHHIVHHPQLMHVPKILETPYVGEDKKDKKPPYKLEIEMLKNGTFDEGLLEKIKAQ from the coding sequence ATGTTAAAGATTGGATCTCATGTTTCCATGAGTGGTAAGAAAATGTTATTAGCAGCAAGTGAAGAGGCTGTTTCATACGGTGCAACGACGTTTATGATTTATACAGGTGCACCGCAAAATACAAGAAGAAAACCAATTGAAGAATTGAATATAGAAGCAGGAAGAAAACATATGGAACTAAACGGTATTGAGGAAATTATCGTACATGCGCCATATATTATTAATGTCGGGAATACGACGAAGCCAGAAACCTTCCAATTAGGTGTGGACTTCCTTCGCATGGAAATTGAAAGAACATCGGCATTAGGTGTGGCGAAACAAATCGTTCTTCACCCAGGTGCGCACGTCGGTGCAGGAGCGGATGCTGGTATTCAACAAATTATTAAAGGGCTTAATGAAGTATTAACGCCAGAGCAGACGGTTAATATTGCGTTAGAAACGATGGCAGGAAAAGGAACAGAGTGCGGTCGTAGCTTTGAAGAAATTGCCAAGATTATTGATGGTGTGAAATATAATGAGAAGCTATCTGTATGCTTTGACACGTGTCATACGCACGATGCAGGATATGACATTGTAAATGACTTTGACGGTGTATTAAACGAATTTGATAAGATTGTCGGTATTGATCGTTTGCAAGTACTGCATATTAACGATAGTAAAAATGTACGCGGCGCAGGAAAGGACCGTCATGAAAATATCGGTTTTGGTCATATCGGTTATAAAGCGTTGCATCATATTGTGCATCATCCGCAGTTAATGCACGTACCGAAAATTCTTGAAACGCCATATGTAGGTGAAGATAAGAAAGATAAGAAGCCGCCATATAAATTAGAAATCGAAATGCTGAAAAATGGTACTTTTGATGAAGGGCTTCTTGAGAAAATTAAAGCGCAATAA
- a CDS encoding YitT family protein produces the protein MEQKQHRKESVIHLMYRLVMIIFGAACAAVAIELFLMPNKIIDGGIIGISLILDYLTPNIWWLSFSTLVVILNIPFMYSGYKQIGKTFMLSSAFGIVALAFIESTLHAVPPFTTEPILATVFGGLILGLGVGLVIRHGGSMDGTEIMGILLTKKLPFSVGEFVMFVNLFIFAWAAFVFGVEQAMYSVMTYYIAFKTIDTVIQGLDETKAVLIVSDQYEEVSNAILHRLGRGTTKLVAKGGYTDKEKEVIYAVVTRLEVTKLKSIVYEIDANAFVTIMSTQETNGGKFKSAIH, from the coding sequence ATGGAGCAAAAGCAACATCGAAAAGAAAGTGTTATCCATCTTATGTATCGTTTAGTTATGATTATTTTTGGCGCAGCATGCGCGGCGGTAGCGATTGAACTATTTTTAATGCCAAATAAAATTATTGATGGTGGAATTATTGGTATTTCTCTAATATTAGATTATCTTACTCCTAATATTTGGTGGTTAAGCTTTTCTACTTTAGTCGTTATTCTCAATATCCCATTTATGTATTCGGGTTATAAGCAAATCGGAAAAACGTTCATGCTATCTTCGGCGTTCGGTATTGTAGCTTTAGCGTTTATTGAATCAACGTTACATGCTGTTCCGCCATTTACAACAGAGCCAATTTTAGCGACAGTGTTTGGTGGTCTTATTTTAGGTCTTGGTGTAGGGCTCGTTATTCGTCACGGTGGATCAATGGACGGAACAGAAATTATGGGTATTTTATTAACGAAGAAATTACCTTTTTCCGTTGGCGAATTTGTAATGTTTGTGAACTTATTCATTTTTGCGTGGGCGGCATTTGTATTTGGTGTTGAACAAGCTATGTATTCTGTTATGACTTACTATATCGCATTCAAAACAATTGATACAGTCATTCAAGGTTTAGATGAAACGAAAGCAGTTTTAATTGTATCAGATCAATATGAGGAAGTATCAAATGCGATTTTGCATCGTCTTGGTCGTGGAACTACAAAGCTTGTAGCGAAAGGCGGTTACACGGATAAAGAAAAAGAAGTTATTTATGCAGTGGTAACACGTCTAGAAGTGACAAAGTTAAAATCAATTGTGTATGAAATTGATGCGAATGCGTTTGTTACGATTATGAGTACACAAGAGACAAATGGTGGTAAGTTTAAATCGGCTATTCACTAA
- the vrrA gene encoding VrrA/YqfQ family protein, giving the protein MFPKSPTRQMYPNPGQRPYTPYPIPQLPPMAQKKKGFLAKLFKKHDPTESFMQMVPPYRQIEGQTPMMHQHQQPPPQYQQQYQQQYQQQYQQRYQQQYPQQYQQQYQPYMQQHPEQMIPPQMYESNETRGGAATTEASSSGIGSFFANLISNPTNMINNIEKVSQVVQSVSPVVEQYGPIMRNLPSIVKILTSGKSTEEDPAEDQTEDLTEKVEVATSPPPHKKRKRKKIVIEPAIEKEVREEPVQKIATKPKLYV; this is encoded by the coding sequence ATGTTCCCAAAATCTCCCACAAGGCAAATGTATCCGAATCCAGGCCAACGACCTTATACACCATATCCAATTCCACAACTACCACCGATGGCACAAAAAAAGAAAGGGTTCCTTGCTAAACTCTTTAAAAAACACGATCCAACCGAATCTTTCATGCAAATGGTTCCGCCTTATCGACAAATAGAAGGGCAGACACCAATGATGCACCAACACCAGCAACCGCCACCCCAATATCAACAGCAATACCAACAGCAATATCAACAACAATACCAACAGCGATATCAACAACAATACCCACAGCAATATCAACAGCAATATCAACCATACATGCAGCAGCATCCCGAGCAAATGATCCCCCCTCAAATGTATGAATCAAATGAAACGCGCGGCGGTGCAGCAACTACAGAAGCATCAAGCAGCGGTATAGGCAGTTTTTTTGCAAATTTAATTTCGAATCCAACTAATATGATAAACAATATAGAAAAAGTATCCCAAGTCGTTCAATCTGTAAGTCCTGTCGTCGAACAGTACGGTCCCATTATGCGTAACCTACCAAGCATTGTTAAAATCCTCACCTCTGGAAAAAGTACGGAAGAAGATCCAGCCGAAGATCAAACTGAAGATTTGACAGAAAAGGTTGAGGTAGCAACTTCACCTCCTCCACACAAAAAAAGAAAAAGAAAAAAAATAGTGATTGAACCAGCCATAGAAAAAGAAGTACGAGAGGAGCCCGTTCAAAAAATAGCAACAAAACCAAAACTGTATGTGTAA
- a CDS encoding metal ABC transporter permease yields MIQDFLQYDFLRNSLYAGILIGLVAPLIGVFVVIRRMSLIADALSHVTLSGIAASLLLEKTIFTGGFLNPLYMGMIFSIGGALLIEKLRTVYKHYQELAIPIILSAGMGIGVIFISLANGFNTDLFSYLFGSVSAVTSTDLIIIGIVAIVVIVTITLLYKELFLLSFDEEYAVSTGLSAKWIHFIFIILVALVIAVSMRVVGVLLVSSLMTLPVAASIRIANGFKQTIFFSILFGEIAVIGGMFASYQLDLAPGGTIVMIAVLILIGAILWKKKKTA; encoded by the coding sequence ATGATACAAGATTTTTTACAATATGACTTTTTACGTAACTCTTTATATGCAGGGATTTTAATAGGACTTGTTGCACCGCTTATCGGTGTATTTGTTGTCATTCGCCGTATGTCACTTATTGCAGATGCATTAAGTCACGTGACATTATCAGGTATTGCTGCAAGTTTATTACTAGAAAAAACAATTTTCACAGGGGGATTTTTAAATCCGTTATATATGGGGATGATTTTTTCTATTGGTGGGGCGTTACTTATTGAAAAATTACGTACTGTATATAAACACTATCAAGAATTAGCGATTCCGATTATTCTTTCAGCAGGAATGGGGATTGGTGTTATTTTTATTTCACTTGCAAATGGATTTAACACAGATTTATTTAGTTATTTATTTGGTAGTGTAAGTGCTGTAACAAGTACGGATTTAATAATCATCGGCATTGTAGCAATTGTTGTTATTGTAACGATTACTCTATTATACAAAGAGTTATTTTTACTATCGTTTGATGAAGAATACGCTGTATCAACCGGTTTGAGTGCAAAGTGGATTCACTTTATTTTCATTATATTGGTTGCGCTTGTCATTGCAGTATCAATGCGTGTAGTAGGGGTTCTTCTCGTATCATCGTTAATGACGCTACCAGTTGCAGCGAGTATTCGTATTGCTAATGGATTTAAACAAACAATTTTCTTTTCCATTTTATTTGGTGAAATTGCAGTAATTGGTGGAATGTTTGCTTCGTATCAACTTGATCTAGCACCAGGTGGTACAATTGTTATGATAGCAGTTCTTATTTTAATTGGTGCGATTTTATGGAAGAAGAAAAAAACTGCATAA